Proteins from a genomic interval of Sporolactobacillus sp. Y61:
- a CDS encoding thiamine pyrophosphate-dependent dehydrogenase E1 component subunit alpha: MQAGTKASAKDMTVEKAKWVYKKMQEIRQFENTVHGIFEKGEIPGFVHLYAGEEAVAVGVCAHLTDSDSITSTHRGHGHCIAKGCDLDGMMAEIFGRSTGLCKGKGGSMHIADVSKGMLGANGIVGAGLPLSIGAGLTAKVKKTDNVAVCFFGDGASNHGTFHEAINIAAIWKLPVIFVNENNGFGEASTFDYASACDRVSDFAKVYKIAGETVDGRDVQAVYKAAGKAVERARSGKGPTILECLTYRDYGHFEGDTQTYKNKEVQERALNEDDPIRIFEEHAKSSKLLSEKEIKDIGAEVKAEIDHAVKFAESSPFPDASQLTTDVYVSY, from the coding sequence ATGCAAGCAGGTACAAAGGCATCCGCAAAAGACATGACCGTTGAAAAAGCGAAATGGGTTTACAAAAAAATGCAGGAAATCCGTCAGTTTGAAAATACCGTACATGGTATTTTTGAAAAGGGCGAAATTCCGGGATTTGTGCATCTTTATGCAGGTGAGGAAGCTGTAGCTGTCGGTGTTTGCGCTCATTTGACAGACAGTGACAGTATCACAAGTACCCACCGCGGGCACGGACACTGTATCGCAAAAGGCTGTGATCTTGATGGCATGATGGCTGAAATATTCGGCAGGTCAACGGGGCTTTGTAAAGGCAAAGGCGGGTCGATGCATATTGCAGATGTGTCAAAAGGCATGCTTGGTGCGAATGGTATAGTCGGTGCCGGGTTGCCGCTTTCAATTGGTGCCGGACTTACTGCAAAAGTGAAAAAAACGGACAATGTCGCTGTCTGCTTCTTCGGAGACGGTGCGAGCAATCATGGTACGTTCCATGAAGCAATCAATATAGCGGCTATCTGGAAACTCCCGGTCATTTTTGTCAATGAAAACAACGGTTTTGGTGAGGCATCAACCTTTGATTATGCCTCCGCCTGTGATCGTGTTTCCGATTTCGCCAAAGTATATAAAATTGCCGGAGAAACAGTTGACGGCCGTGATGTACAGGCCGTCTATAAAGCTGCCGGAAAAGCGGTCGAACGTGCCAGAAGCGGTAAGGGGCCAACGATTCTTGAATGCCTGACTTATCGCGACTACGGACATTTCGAAGGAGATACTCAGACGTATAAGAACAAAGAAGTACAGGAACGTGCACTAAATGAGGATGATCCGATCCGTATATTTGAAGAGCATGCCAAATCATCGAAGCTGCTGAGTGAAAAAGAAATTAAGGACATCGGTGCGGAAGTTAAAGCAGAAATCGACCATGCCGTTAAATTCGCTGAGAGTAGTCCATTCCCGGACGCCTCGCAATTAACGACGGATGTATACGTTTCCTATTGA
- a CDS encoding SDR family oxidoreductase produces the protein MMKEKIVVITGASSGVGKETAFRCSAAGAKTILISRNEEKLMKVCKKISLQKGQADYYTLDVGHPEEVKVIFNRIMDKYGRVDILINCAGFGRFEPFVSSTIKDAERMFSVNVIGTMSCTHAVLPQMLARRSGHIVNVASIAGKLATAKSSVYSATKHAIIGFSNALRLETADYGVNVSVINPGPIRTHFFQRADPEGSYSAKIDRFMLDAEFVAEKIIQAIEERKREINIPWYMGLGAKFYQWFPRISERLGGRWMKMK, from the coding sequence ATGATGAAAGAAAAAATCGTTGTCATTACAGGTGCGTCGAGCGGGGTAGGGAAGGAAACAGCCTTTCGCTGTTCGGCGGCGGGAGCGAAAACAATTTTAATCAGCAGAAATGAAGAGAAATTAATGAAAGTGTGTAAAAAAATCAGTCTTCAGAAAGGACAGGCGGATTATTATACATTGGATGTCGGTCATCCGGAAGAAGTCAAGGTCATATTTAACAGGATTATGGATAAATATGGAAGAGTAGATATCCTCATAAACTGCGCCGGATTTGGCCGGTTTGAACCCTTTGTTTCATCGACAATAAAAGATGCAGAGCGCATGTTTTCTGTTAATGTCATTGGGACGATGTCATGCACACACGCTGTTCTCCCACAAATGCTGGCCCGTCGATCGGGTCATATCGTCAATGTTGCTTCAATTGCCGGGAAACTGGCGACAGCAAAATCGTCGGTCTACTCCGCAACAAAACATGCGATTATCGGATTTTCAAATGCATTGAGACTTGAAACTGCCGATTATGGCGTCAATGTATCGGTCATTAATCCTGGACCGATCCGGACTCATTTTTTTCAGAGGGCGGATCCTGAAGGAAGTTATTCGGCAAAAATCGATCGGTTTATGCTGGATGCGGAATTTGTTGCTGAAAAAATTATTCAAGCAATAGAAGAACGGAAACGGGAAATTAATATTCCGTGGTATATGGGTCTGGGGGCGAAATTTTATCAGTGGTTCCCGCGTATTTCTGAACGCCTGGGCGGTCGGTGGATGAAGATGAAATGA
- a CDS encoding IS1380 family transposase, which produces MTTLSQITLDFNRKIKLSNDGGELSSDSGQLLFKEFDEKIGFSKTFERHLILNDSRKSPFYSNAKLFRQKIYQLLAGYSEDDSADALIHDPVFTQVVETSKLASQPTLSRFYYRFDQNTLDQLAVANQKLLDKVHRYRKSRALIIDLDSTHVDTYGKQESSDYNAHYGTIGFHPLVAFDGATGDFLKAKLRPGNRYTSHGVADFVRPILEHYNEHFPETTPFLRGDSGFATPELYELCEEESVYYAIRLKSNAILQRMAEELHPNDASTGETQCYYEEMAYQAKSWDKPRKVIVQSVRPASELFFTHTFIVTNLVECFSPKQVVLTYQKRGTMENYIKEAKSGFSLDQLSSHKFEINEGRLMLSLIAYNLTNWMRTLTFPEGQKNMQIETIRTRIVKVASKLVRSGRSLYFKLSSSFVYQDFLWKVLGRIQKLQIE; this is translated from the coding sequence ATGACTACTTTATCGCAAATCACGTTAGATTTCAATCGAAAAATCAAACTATCAAACGATGGTGGTGAACTTTCTTCAGATAGCGGTCAACTGCTTTTTAAGGAGTTTGACGAGAAAATCGGTTTCTCAAAGACGTTTGAACGCCATTTGATACTGAATGATTCGCGCAAGAGTCCGTTCTATTCCAACGCAAAACTCTTTCGCCAGAAGATCTATCAGCTGCTGGCCGGTTACTCCGAGGATGACTCAGCCGATGCATTGATTCATGATCCCGTGTTTACCCAGGTTGTTGAAACATCCAAACTGGCGTCACAACCGACGTTATCCCGCTTTTATTATCGTTTCGACCAGAATACTCTTGATCAGCTCGCAGTGGCCAATCAGAAATTACTGGACAAAGTTCATCGATATCGCAAGAGCCGGGCACTGATTATTGACCTGGATTCCACTCACGTCGATACGTACGGCAAGCAGGAATCCTCAGACTATAATGCACATTACGGTACCATCGGCTTCCATCCATTGGTGGCGTTCGACGGGGCGACGGGAGATTTTTTGAAGGCGAAACTGCGTCCCGGAAATCGCTATACTTCTCATGGGGTCGCGGACTTTGTTCGGCCGATTCTGGAACACTACAACGAGCACTTTCCGGAAACCACGCCGTTCCTTCGTGGCGACAGCGGTTTTGCCACGCCTGAGCTCTACGAGCTGTGCGAAGAAGAATCCGTCTACTACGCGATTCGCCTGAAGTCGAATGCCATACTCCAGCGGATGGCTGAGGAGCTTCATCCCAACGATGCGTCGACCGGGGAGACCCAGTGTTACTATGAAGAAATGGCGTACCAGGCGAAGTCTTGGGACAAGCCCAGAAAAGTAATCGTTCAATCGGTTCGCCCGGCTAGCGAACTCTTCTTCACGCATACCTTTATCGTGACCAATCTGGTTGAATGCTTCTCCCCGAAACAAGTCGTTCTGACTTATCAGAAACGAGGGACCATGGAAAACTACATCAAGGAAGCCAAATCCGGATTCAGTCTGGATCAACTGTCCAGTCACAAATTTGAAATTAACGAAGGCCGATTGATGCTCAGCCTGATCGCCTACAATTTAACGAACTGGATGCGTACACTGACGTTTCCAGAGGGGCAGAAGAACATGCAAATTGAAACCATTCGAACCCGGATCGTGAAAGTGGCCAGTAAGTTGGTGAGGTCGGGGCGCTCCCTTTATTTCAAGCTGTCCTCCAGCTTTGTCTATCAGGACTTCCTCTGGAAAGTACTCGGACGGATTCAAAAACTTCAAATCGAATAG
- a CDS encoding ammonium transporter has product MKELTLSTDSLWILLSAILVILMQAGFAFLEAGSLRSKNAGHITGKQIITLAIASLVYWAVGYGIAFGDGNSFIGLSDFFLSGVPSGYDSIFFLFQMAFAAVSLAIAWGGFAERAKLSVYFIFGTLFIAIIYPVVGHWVWGGGWLSTLGMQDFAGSTVVHLQGATAALIGTLLLGPRIGKFTGKKPNTLPAHSIPFVYLGTFILWIGWFGFNAGSTVSVGNGQFFGYVALTTNLAAASGALGALAAAKALSKKADIGAMCNGVLAALVAITASCAFVEPWAAVVIGAFAGAFTYWTSIALEKKGLDDPIYAFSVHGISGVIGTLSTGLFAAPELVKTAGVGRPGLFYGGGLTQLGVQALGVVAAFAFVAVASLIVLSIIKATVGLRVSAEAEKAGLDISEHGTYGYGEKE; this is encoded by the coding sequence ATGAAGGAATTAACTTTGAGCACTGATTCTTTATGGATTTTGCTTTCGGCAATTCTGGTCATTCTTATGCAGGCAGGTTTCGCTTTTCTTGAAGCTGGATCTCTGCGAAGCAAAAATGCCGGTCATATCACCGGCAAACAGATTATTACCCTGGCGATAGCATCGCTTGTTTACTGGGCAGTCGGATATGGAATTGCATTCGGAGACGGCAACAGTTTCATCGGTCTGTCTGATTTCTTTCTCAGCGGTGTCCCAAGCGGCTATGATTCTATCTTTTTCTTATTCCAGATGGCTTTCGCAGCCGTATCGCTTGCTATTGCCTGGGGCGGATTTGCAGAACGTGCTAAATTGTCCGTTTACTTCATCTTCGGTACCTTATTTATTGCCATCATTTATCCTGTTGTCGGCCACTGGGTATGGGGCGGCGGCTGGTTGAGCACGCTCGGCATGCAGGACTTTGCCGGTTCTACGGTTGTTCACCTTCAAGGTGCGACTGCCGCACTGATCGGTACATTGCTTCTCGGACCAAGAATTGGCAAATTCACAGGGAAAAAGCCAAATACGCTGCCGGCACACAGCATCCCGTTCGTTTATCTAGGCACCTTTATTCTTTGGATCGGCTGGTTCGGATTTAACGCCGGCAGTACGGTCAGTGTAGGCAATGGTCAGTTCTTCGGTTATGTCGCTCTGACGACGAACCTCGCAGCTGCATCCGGAGCATTAGGTGCACTTGCCGCAGCCAAAGCGCTGTCAAAGAAGGCAGATATTGGGGCTATGTGCAATGGCGTTCTTGCCGCACTGGTTGCAATTACCGCATCCTGTGCATTTGTTGAACCCTGGGCTGCTGTCGTCATTGGTGCTTTTGCCGGTGCATTTACTTACTGGACATCCATCGCTCTCGAAAAGAAAGGCCTGGATGATCCGATCTATGCTTTCTCCGTACATGGTATCTCAGGTGTTATAGGTACACTTTCAACCGGCTTATTTGCCGCACCGGAACTCGTTAAAACCGCCGGCGTCGGCAGACCAGGTCTGTTCTATGGCGGCGGCCTGACCCAGCTTGGCGTGCAGGCACTTGGTGTTGTTGCAGCATTTGCATTCGTTGCTGTAGCTTCTCTGATCGTGCTCAGCATTATCAAAGCAACGGTTGGCCTGCGTGTTTCTGCAGAAGCAGAAAAAGCCGGGCTTGATATCAGTGAACATGGTACTTACGGCTACGGTGAAAAAGAATAA
- the rnz gene encoding ribonuclease Z, giving the protein MDFTFLGTGAGMPAKERNVTSLAVGFPEYDGDLWLFDCGEGTQRQILYSSVKLTRLSVIFITHLHGDHIFGLPGILGSRSFQGAESPLLIIGPKGIKTFIETTVGVSGTHLHYPVDIREIENSGCIFENQHFFVEADQLDHGIISYGYRIIEKDQPGELLVDKLKQMGIQPGPIYKQFKISPQVTLPDGRTLNSSDFLGETKKGRRFAIIGDTRPCRAAVKLAQDAEIVVHEATFRHESSRLAHNYHHSTSVQAASIARKAGASLLILTHISSRYQKLEQQKLLNEARQIFPGTMLAHDLWVYQTSANHRSG; this is encoded by the coding sequence ATGGATTTTACATTTCTGGGGACAGGAGCGGGCATGCCTGCCAAAGAACGAAATGTCACTTCACTGGCCGTGGGTTTTCCTGAATATGACGGAGATCTCTGGCTTTTTGATTGTGGCGAAGGAACGCAGCGACAGATTCTCTACTCGTCTGTAAAGCTGACGAGACTGTCTGTTATCTTTATCACACATCTGCATGGAGATCATATATTCGGCTTGCCGGGCATCCTTGGCAGCAGGTCATTTCAGGGGGCGGAATCGCCTTTATTGATCATCGGACCCAAGGGGATTAAAACCTTTATCGAGACGACGGTGGGGGTATCAGGAACGCATTTACATTATCCTGTCGATATCCGTGAAATTGAAAATTCAGGATGTATTTTTGAAAATCAGCATTTTTTTGTTGAAGCAGATCAATTGGATCATGGGATCATCAGTTATGGGTACAGGATTATAGAAAAAGATCAGCCGGGGGAATTGCTCGTTGATAAACTGAAGCAGATGGGTATCCAGCCAGGTCCCATTTACAAACAGTTTAAAATTTCGCCGCAAGTCACTCTTCCGGACGGGAGAACATTGAACAGTTCTGACTTTCTTGGGGAAACAAAAAAGGGTCGCAGGTTTGCCATTATAGGTGATACGCGTCCCTGCCGTGCAGCAGTAAAACTGGCGCAGGATGCCGAAATTGTTGTTCATGAAGCGACATTTCGTCATGAATCTTCCAGACTTGCCCATAACTATCATCATTCGACTTCTGTCCAGGCCGCTTCGATTGCCAGAAAAGCGGGTGCCTCTTTACTCATTCTGACCCATATCAGTTCAAGATATCAAAAATTGGAGCAGCAGAAATTGCTTAACGAGGCAAGACAGATATTTCCTGGCACGATGCTGGCTCATGATTTATGGGTTTATCAAACCAGCGCTAACCATCGCTCAGGCTAA
- a CDS encoding DNA polymerase IV, giving the protein METAHINRKVIFHIDMNSFYASVELVNHPEWRGKPLAIAGKPEERHGIIVTSSYEARRRGVRTTMTVQEARKVCPDLIVKHPDFHLYRAVSDTLFHLLKSCTPEVEKASIDEGYMDVTDLIADGHPLRLAGNLQHRIFSELGLPCSIGIAPNKFLAKMASNMKKPMGITVLRKRDLEQNMWPLPIGKMHGVGPSTEKRLQAMGIMKIGDLAATDQRMLSGRLGITGRRLWEHARGIDHRPVDPDAWERFKSIGHSVTLPRDTRSLQLIQVTLDRLSDKIAKKMKEKHIVGYGLEVMIRYHDWKTVTRHVTTVQPIAYKEDILSNALSLFKAHWNGKAVRLLGVTVSSFQPTGKANKQLDLFTYQEDAAREPLIKLINAVNAKFGSKALQTAASLISQKKK; this is encoded by the coding sequence ATGGAAACGGCTCATATAAACAGGAAAGTCATCTTTCACATTGATATGAACAGTTTCTATGCCTCCGTTGAATTAGTCAATCATCCGGAATGGCGTGGAAAGCCGCTGGCTATTGCAGGAAAACCTGAAGAGAGGCATGGGATTATCGTAACGAGCAGTTACGAGGCCAGAAGACGAGGCGTTCGGACAACAATGACAGTTCAGGAAGCACGAAAAGTGTGTCCGGATCTGATTGTTAAGCATCCAGACTTTCATCTTTATCGTGCTGTTTCTGATACACTTTTTCATCTGTTAAAAAGCTGTACACCGGAAGTTGAGAAGGCTTCTATCGATGAAGGCTATATGGATGTGACGGATCTGATCGCTGACGGTCATCCACTTCGACTTGCCGGGAATTTACAGCACCGTATTTTTTCTGAACTAGGTCTTCCATGCAGTATTGGTATTGCTCCAAATAAATTTCTTGCTAAGATGGCTTCTAATATGAAAAAGCCAATGGGTATTACTGTTCTGCGAAAAAGGGATCTTGAGCAAAATATGTGGCCGCTTCCAATAGGAAAGATGCATGGCGTCGGACCCAGCACGGAAAAGCGTCTGCAGGCAATGGGGATTATGAAAATTGGTGATCTGGCTGCGACTGACCAGCGGATGCTATCCGGCAGATTGGGCATCACAGGGAGAAGGTTATGGGAACATGCACGGGGCATAGATCATCGACCAGTGGATCCTGACGCATGGGAACGTTTTAAAAGTATTGGCCATTCCGTCACTCTCCCACGTGATACCCGCTCTCTACAGCTTATTCAGGTAACTCTTGATCGTTTATCAGATAAGATTGCGAAAAAAATGAAAGAGAAGCACATCGTCGGCTATGGTTTGGAAGTTATGATCCGGTATCATGACTGGAAGACTGTGACGCGGCACGTCACAACAGTACAGCCCATTGCGTATAAGGAAGATATCCTGAGCAATGCACTTAGTCTGTTTAAGGCGCATTGGAACGGTAAAGCGGTAAGACTTCTTGGCGTCACTGTTTCTTCATTTCAGCCGACAGGAAAGGCAAATAAACAACTTGATCTTTTTACATATCAGGAGGATGCGGCCCGGGAGCCATTAATCAAACTGATCAATGCTGTGAATGCTAAATTTGGCAGTAAGGCACTGCAGACGGCTGCCAGCCTGATAAGTCAAAAGAAAAAATGA
- a CDS encoding M20/M25/M40 family metallo-hydrolase, which yields MIKRERLMKVFLELIKTDSETGQEKKISNLLKHKFSDLGLRVEEDQAGKITGHQSGNLICTLPGTAEGTSIFFGCHMDTVVPGKKIHPTIKDGYVVSDGTTILGADDKAGLAALIEALYVIREKDIPHAQLQVIVTAGEESGLLGAKALDTRLIRSEYGFELDSSGPVGDIIVAAPFQTKFQVGLFGKQAHAGVAPEKGLSAITMAAKAISKMPLGRIDPDTTANIGRFEGGTSTNIVCDYVQILAEARSLVKVKLDEQVKKMGEAFQKTAEYMGGRADVQSNFMYPGYHFDAEDDLVRLAQRAIISIDKKPRLKKSGGGSDANVLNGKGIQTVNLAVGYEHIHTTRERMSVSELENTSRLVLALIKEAVH from the coding sequence TTGATCAAAAGGGAACGTTTAATGAAAGTATTCCTGGAACTGATTAAAACGGATTCAGAAACGGGTCAAGAGAAGAAAATTTCCAATCTGCTGAAACATAAATTTTCTGACTTAGGTTTACGTGTTGAGGAAGATCAGGCAGGAAAAATAACAGGGCATCAGTCAGGGAATCTGATCTGTACACTTCCTGGTACAGCCGAAGGTACATCCATTTTCTTCGGTTGTCATATGGACACTGTCGTTCCCGGGAAAAAGATTCATCCGACGATAAAAGACGGTTATGTTGTGTCTGATGGAACAACGATTCTGGGAGCGGATGATAAAGCCGGACTGGCTGCATTAATCGAAGCCCTTTATGTTATCCGGGAGAAGGATATACCACATGCTCAGTTACAGGTTATTGTTACAGCAGGCGAGGAATCAGGACTTCTGGGGGCAAAAGCACTGGATACCCGGCTGATAAGATCTGAATATGGTTTTGAATTAGACAGCAGTGGACCTGTCGGTGACATCATTGTTGCGGCACCTTTCCAAACCAAATTTCAAGTCGGGCTCTTTGGAAAGCAGGCCCATGCAGGTGTTGCTCCGGAAAAGGGTCTATCGGCCATTACCATGGCCGCAAAAGCGATCTCAAAAATGCCGCTTGGACGGATTGATCCGGATACAACGGCGAATATTGGCCGATTTGAAGGCGGGACTTCAACGAATATAGTCTGCGATTATGTGCAGATACTTGCTGAAGCCAGATCGCTTGTTAAAGTAAAACTTGATGAACAGGTAAAGAAAATGGGTGAAGCCTTTCAAAAAACGGCTGAATACATGGGAGGACGGGCCGATGTTCAGTCGAATTTTATGTATCCGGGATATCATTTCGATGCTGAAGATGATCTGGTCCGACTTGCACAACGTGCGATCATATCAATCGATAAGAAACCTCGCCTGAAGAAAAGTGGAGGCGGTAGTGATGCGAATGTGCTTAACGGTAAGGGCATTCAAACAGTTAATCTTGCTGTCGGCTATGAGCATATACATACAACCAGAGAAAGAATGTCGGTCAGTGAATTGGAGAATACAAGCCGGTTAGTGCTCGCGCTGATTAAAGAAGCTGTCCATTAA
- the prli42 gene encoding stressosome-associated protein Prli42, producing MQKKLFKMVIYVMIGALLLSTVAGVIVALAGSFG from the coding sequence ATGCAGAAAAAACTATTTAAAATGGTCATCTATGTGATGATCGGTGCTCTGTTACTGTCAACAGTAGCAGGAGTCATTGTTGCACTGGCCGGATCTTTCGGATAA
- a CDS encoding HAMP domain-containing sensor histidine kinase — MKYIRIFIFICTLLTILSIFWGGFYFFIGWIAVTYDVSLHPLFHHIVSSILGISLFSALCILIGYILRPRKLNYFQAMIQAMQQMAKGNFEIHLDLPDFIPGPPSKNNPFIQLADNMHYMARELGQLERLRQEFISNISHEVQSPLTSIKGFARALENNNLTAEKSHHYLNIILTESDRLSKLSDNLLKLTSLESGRHPVTMKPYRVDRQIRSALLPFEPQWTEKKIHMNIQLHPVTITADGDLLGQVWTNLIQNSLKFTHVDGHISIHLFQKKNMTVFCISDDGIGIREEERLHLFERFYKADRSRNREAGGNGLGLSIVKKIVDVHHGKIDVKSTFGKGTTVTVRFFKMGTDEAGLP; from the coding sequence ATGAAATATATAAGAATCTTCATATTCATTTGTACCCTTTTAACGATACTCAGTATATTTTGGGGCGGATTTTATTTTTTCATCGGATGGATCGCCGTAACTTATGACGTATCGCTTCATCCTTTATTTCATCATATCGTGAGCTCAATACTGGGCATCTCCCTGTTTTCTGCCCTCTGTATCCTGATCGGATATATTCTCAGGCCCAGAAAATTAAATTATTTTCAGGCGATGATTCAGGCCATGCAGCAAATGGCTAAAGGTAATTTCGAAATTCATCTGGATTTGCCGGATTTTATTCCGGGTCCTCCTTCAAAAAATAATCCGTTTATTCAGCTGGCCGACAATATGCATTATATGGCAAGAGAACTGGGGCAGCTGGAACGTCTTCGGCAGGAATTTATTTCAAACATCTCCCATGAGGTTCAGTCACCATTAACCTCTATAAAAGGATTTGCAAGAGCACTTGAGAACAATAATTTAACTGCAGAGAAAAGCCATCATTATTTGAATATTATTTTAACGGAAAGTGACCGACTGTCAAAACTGAGTGATAATCTGCTGAAACTGACGTCTCTTGAAAGTGGCAGGCATCCGGTTACGATGAAGCCATACAGGGTTGATCGACAGATCAGATCCGCCCTGCTCCCGTTTGAGCCGCAATGGACGGAGAAAAAGATACACATGAATATTCAGCTTCATCCTGTCACCATTACAGCTGATGGTGACCTGTTGGGACAGGTCTGGACAAATCTGATCCAGAACAGCTTGAAATTTACACACGTTGACGGGCACATATCCATTCACTTATTTCAAAAAAAGAATATGACTGTCTTTTGCATTTCGGATGATGGTATCGGAATCCGTGAGGAAGAAAGGCTGCACCTGTTTGAAAGGTTCTATAAAGCCGACCGGTCACGTAACCGGGAAGCAGGAGGGAACGGCCTGGGGCTTTCCATAGTAAAAAAGATCGTGGATGTACACCACGGGAAGATAGATGTAAAAAGTACATTTGGAAAAGGGACGACGGTTACGGTCAGATTTTTTAAAATGGGGACGGATGAGGCAGGTTTGCCCTGA
- a CDS encoding response regulator transcription factor, translated as MNQILVVDDDPNIRELVTVFLQNEGMACIEASNGEEALHILKAGAIGLMIIDIMMPHMDGWTLCKKVRGSGDQIPVLILTARGETMQKVRGFRLGADDYLVKPFEPIEMVMRVKALLRRYQVSVSQSIHIGNITLDRKSYEVRLSNRILTLPLKEFELLFMLAGTPGRTYTRDDLIEKIWGYDYEGDERTVDVHIKRLRKRFSGPNTGFQIKTVRGLGYRLEEC; from the coding sequence TTGAATCAAATTCTGGTTGTTGATGATGATCCGAATATTAGAGAACTCGTTACGGTTTTCCTGCAGAATGAAGGGATGGCGTGTATCGAAGCGAGTAATGGAGAAGAGGCCCTTCACATTCTTAAGGCTGGTGCCATCGGTCTGATGATCATCGATATCATGATGCCACACATGGATGGCTGGACGCTATGTAAAAAGGTGAGAGGTTCCGGTGATCAGATTCCTGTTCTGATTCTTACTGCCAGGGGTGAGACGATGCAGAAAGTCAGAGGATTTCGCCTGGGGGCGGACGATTATCTCGTTAAACCTTTTGAACCGATAGAAATGGTGATGCGTGTTAAGGCACTGCTCAGACGCTACCAGGTTTCAGTTTCACAGTCCATTCATATCGGGAACATCACACTGGATCGGAAGTCCTATGAGGTCAGGTTGAGTAACCGAATCCTGACACTGCCTCTGAAGGAATTTGAATTACTTTTTATGCTGGCGGGCACACCGGGGCGCACCTATACCAGAGATGACCTGATTGAAAAGATCTGGGGTTATGATTACGAAGGGGACGAACGAACGGTTGATGTTCACATTAAGAGACTGCGTAAGCGATTTTCCGGACCGAATACCGGTTTTCAAATAAAAACAGTACGCGGTCTCGGTTACAGACTGGAAGAGTGCTGA